AATTCCTAAAATTCGGCAAAGAACTAAGCATCTTTGGAATTATCTCTATGGCGGCCAGGGAGTTGGATCGTGTTCTACTGTTCAACTTTATTGACGCGGCAGGAGTAGCAATCTACAGTTTTGCGGTTATGCCGGAAATCCAGATGACCGAGATCTTAAAAAATCTGCGAACCATTGCCCTGCCAAAATTCGCAACCCGCACGCGAGAGGAACTTAAAAAAACACTTCTGACAAAAGTGCTTAAGCTGTTTCTTGTGGTTCTGTTGGGGGTGATTCTGTACGCGCTTATAGCTCCCACCATATTTCAAATTTTCTTCCCTAAATATATGGACTCTGTTGTTTATTCACAGGTTTTCTTTTTATCACTTCTAACCTTTCCCGCAACAATACTAGAGTTGGCATTTCAAGCAGGAGTGATGAAAAAAGAATTATATAGTTTGAAAATTTTTAGCACTACTTCAAGTATTATCCTTCTGTTTATTTTAACACCCATTTTCGGCATCTGGGGAGTAATCGCCGCCCGACTAATCACCTCCTTCGCCAAAGCAGGGCTTACTTTGATGTTTTTCAAAAAAATGTAGAGTTTAATCTACATTAATCCGTTTAATCCGTGTCCTATCTCAATGAATGTTGGGACACGGATGACACCGATTGGAGGGATGTTTATAGATTCTTATTAAAACCAAAAGTATCACTAATTTCATTTATTATTGTTTAGGTAAATTGTTATCATTTTTTAAACGTCCAGTATCGGCTAGCGCTGAAGTTCCAAAAAGTGGTTAGGAATATGGCTATAATTTTAGCAATAATGTCATAGAAGCCAAGGTAGGTAACTAGACAATAGAGAATAGTGGTGTTGATGCCAATGCCAATTAGATTGGTGATGATAAATTTTATATATTTTTTAGCCTGGCCTTCCCCGGTATCGCGGAAAGTCCATTTTTTGTTCATAAGGAAACTGCTGGTTACCGCAATAACAAAAGCGCAAAGATTGGCCACAATAAAGTGAATGTTAAAAATTCTAGTGAGAGTGAGATAGAATAAAAAATCAATACTAGCATTGATAAGTCCGATGAAACAAAATTTAGTAAATTGTCTGGCGAGCGGTTTTAATTTTTGATTGTCTCTAAGAATTGTTTTTTCAATATGGATTTCCCAGGCGAGATGAGCGATGTCTTTTAACAGAGAGATAACCCTTTTGGGTTTAAAAGCGCTTGAACGGCGGCCAGTTTCCTGAAGTTTCATCGGCACATGATAATGGGAATATCCGTCTTTTTTGCTTTTTACGATTGCTTCTACTTGATGAGCAAAGCTATTAGTGTGGATTGTATATTTTTTAATCACTTCAGCTTTATGGATAACCGGGTCGTTATAGTATCTAAGGCGCAAGAAGAAAAGCAGATTGATTCCAAGAGTAAAAGTACGGGAAAAAATTCTACGAAGCAGGGGGCGGTCTTGCATATTTCCGTGGTAGGGGATGATAAGATCGGCTTTGCCGATGGCGTTTATGAGGTCGCAAATAGT
The genomic region above belongs to Patescibacteria group bacterium and contains:
- a CDS encoding bifunctional glycosyltransferase family 2/GtrA family protein — encoded protein: MTKEKSITFIVPAYNEEKNLAATINAIYGITHKTNIDNFEILIINDNSTDKTKEIADNLAKKHKHIKAFHNETNKGLGYNFKKGVQLSQKNYITTVPGDNEVVPSTICDLINAIGKADLIIPYHGNMQDRPLLRRIFSRTFTLGINLLFFLRLRYYNDPVIHKAEVIKKYTIHTNSFAHQVEAIVKSKKDGYSHYHVPMKLQETGRRSSAFKPKRVISLLKDIAHLAWEIHIEKTILRDNQKLKPLARQFTKFCFIGLINASIDFLFYLTLTRIFNIHFIVANLCAFVIAVTSSFLMNKKWTFRDTGEGQAKKYIKFIITNLIGIGINTTILYCLVTYLGFYDIIAKIIAIFLTTFWNFSASRYWTFKK